From the Carya illinoinensis cultivar Pawnee chromosome 4, C.illinoinensisPawnee_v1, whole genome shotgun sequence genome, one window contains:
- the LOC122306344 gene encoding uncharacterized protein LOC122306344 has protein sequence MDKSWMNLPNRLRSPAYAEGVNTFLNLAQNHSRGSDRIRCPCRACCNTLFLTIFDVETHLFMKGINPNYTQWIFHGEEETRNFNDDDDDSVADSSNEYIDDMDHMLDDIRAGTFVDHAQDHSNPLPTAKSIPDPDILSSSFEQLLEDARRPLFPGCTKFSKLSFIVKLLHIKTLGGWSIKSFDMLLNLLRTAFPDAELPHSYEESRWVPNTHNARPIPQKVLRHFPLKPRLQRLFMTANIARDMRWHKEQRPTDDGESMRHPADAESWKRFDEDYSWFAQDARNVRLGLASDGFNPFNNMAKPYSIWLVILVPYNLPPWLCMKDQFFMTSLIIPGPKSAGNDIDVYLQPLVNELLEFWEQGVPTYDASTKETFMLHAALMWTINDFPAYGILSGWSTKGRLACPTCNEATDANWLKYGRKHCYMGHRRFLPPHHMWRKRKNDFNGKEDHRMPPRVLEGSDIEAQLLMLGDVQFSKSHQKRKRTVEELNWTKYSIFFKLPYWITLRL, from the exons atggacaaaagctggATGAACTTGCCTAATAGACTTCGATCGCCTGCATATGCCGAGGGGGTTAACACTTTCCTCAACCTAGCACAAAACCATTCTCGAGGAAGTGATCGCATTCGATGTCCATGCCGTGCATGCTGTAATACTCTCTTCTTGACTATATTTGATGTGGAGACTCACTTGTTCATGAAAGGGATCAACCCAAATTATACCCAGTGGatctttcatggggaggaggaaacacGAAATTTCAATGATGACGACGACGATAGTGTTGCTGATTCTTCCAATGAatacattgatgacatggatCATATGTTAGATGACATTCGGGCAGGCACATTTGTGGACCACGCCCAAGATCATAGTAATCCATTGCCAACTGCTAAGTCAATACCAGATCCTGACATCCTGAGTTCATCTTTTGAGCAGCTACTAGAGGATGCCCGACGTCCACTTTTTCCTGGCtgtacaaaattctcaaaactgtCATTCATTGTGAAGTTGTTACACATTAAGACACTTGGTGGGTGGTCAATAAAGTCGTTTGATATGCTACTTAATTTGTTGCGGACTGCCTTTCCTGATGCTGAATTGCCACATTCATATGAGGAGTCAAG GTGGGTGCCTAATACACACAATGCTCGTCCTATCCCTCAAAAAGTGTTGaggcattttcctttgaagccaagATTGCAACGTCTTTTCATGACTGCAAATATAGCACGTGATATGAGGTGGCATAAAGAGCAACGGCCAACCGATGATGGGGAAAGTATGAGACATCCTGCAGACGCAGAGTCCTGGAAGAGATTTGATGAAGACTATAGTTGGTTCGCACAGGATGCTCGCAACGTTCGGCTTGGTCTCGCAAGTGACGGTTTCAATCCTTTCAACAATATGGCTAAACCGTATAGCATTTGGCTGGTTATCCTGGTACCGTATAACTTGCCACCGTGGTTGTGCATGAAGgaccaattcttcatgacatccctCATTATTCCTGGACCAAAATCTGCAGGTAATGACATTGATGTTTACTTGCAACCGTTAGTCAACGAACTGCTTGAATTTTGGGAACAAGGGGTACCTACGTATGATGCCTCCACAAAGGAAACCTTCATGTTGCACGCTGCTTTaatgtggacaatcaatgactttccagCCTATGGAATTCTTTCTGGTTGGTCAACAAAAGGAAGATTGGCTTGTCCTACTTGTAATGAGGCCACAGACGCCAATTGGTTGAAGTATGgcagaaaacattgttatatgggacatcgTCGTTTCTTGCCGCCCCATCACATGTGGCGAAAGAGAAAAAATGACttcaatggtaaagaagatcatcgcATGCCACCAAGGGTTTTAGAAGGATCAGATATTGAAGCTCAACTGTTGATGCTTGGGGATGTGCAATTCAGTAAATCTCATCAAAAGAGAAAACGAACTGTTGAGGAGTTGAACTGGACAAAATAtagcattttcttcaagctacCGTATTGGATAACCCTACGTCTTTGA